Genomic DNA from Hordeum vulgare subsp. vulgare chromosome 2H, MorexV3_pseudomolecules_assembly, whole genome shotgun sequence:
CGGATCCCCAGCGGATCGACCGCGGGAAGGCATTGTGGGCGCGAGGagggaggagcggcggcggcgagcgCGAGGAGGGAGATACGGCGGCGATGGGCGCTACGGCAACGAGGAGGAAGGGTGACGACGGCGAGCTCCGAAGCATGGGCGGAATGAGAAATGGGGAGTGGGAAGGCAACAGCAGCCtctgcctccccctcccccttctaAAGCTCGGGGAGACGTGGGGGGCGTGGAATCAGTCCGAGATCCCCTTGATCTTTGGGTCGGCAGATGATATCCCACCTTGCCAATCTGTATTTGTTCTTATACTCGTCACTTTGCAAGAAGAAACGAGATCGGTAGAAGTCCAACTGATTAAGGTGAATTTAAAAATTGATGGTCACAAAATGTTAGATATGTGTTCCACTCGAAGATATGAAACCACAACAAAATACATAAATGAATAAGGACAATTAAATTAGATCCATTCTCATTTCGAGGTGAGACTAGTTGATGCAGGGACACCAGTTGATCGAGCACTGCCGAAGACTAGTTGCAAAGTTGATATATAACCGTAGATATTGCGTGTGCTCTGAGTGTAGTTAATTAGGCCATACTAGCAAATatgctcgtgcgttgcaacggagacAAAACATATTATGTGCTATAGATATATAAGCTTTTTTAGGATTGATTCAATGCCCTCACATATGAACACCCTCTCTTTTAACATGGTGGCTCATCATGTTGCCACTTAACTTTCTCTCCCACCCTCATTGATGATGGTCACGATGTTCACGTCAGCACAATACATTCAATATGCTAAATTCTAAGGTAATGAGCTTGCCACTCCATGCCACACTTGTCATTATGTTGCGTAAGCAAATATTTAAAAGTTTAAAAACAAATCTCGTCGACCATAAAGTACTCCCACGTCTATACATATAAAGACTTTCAAAAATCTAATCAAATCCTAGACATAAAAGACTTTGAATTGGCTAATAGCTTTTAAATcgtcattttttgaaatttttggatTTTCACAAAAGAATCACGAACATTAGTTTTGTTTATGAAGATTTTCTGAAATGCACAAAAAGTTTTCaagttcatgaacattttttgactcAACAAACATTTTTTAGATCACTCAACATTTTGAAAAGCAGGGAACACATTTTtaaaattttctttttttttctttttgtgtacATTTTCTAAATTTGATGGACACTCATTTCAGATCCCGAATAATTTTTGAACACACGATAATTTCCCCCCCCTATTTTTTCAAATCGTGATTTTTTTACAAATACACCAATATTGTTTGAATccacaaaacttttatgctttcCTAAAAAAATTGAATTCACATACAATTTATAATTTTGCGAACATTTTCATAATTCACCACTTTTGAAATtactaaaagatcttatatttaaaaacgaaggaagTAGAAAGATGAGaacaaaatgagaaaaagaagaaagaaaaaacgaaatgaaaaaaaaaatccaGCCCCGCACACGGCCGTCCGGCTCATGAAGGGAGGACACTCGATGAGAAAATGAAGAGGAAAAACTGCAAAAGGTGGGGATTGAACCATAATAACACTGGGTCAGGTGCGTACAACTGACATGAGTTGGCCACTACGGCGAATGAGTGTCTGTGGTCTTTGTTCATATCAGCCCTTTGTAATAACACAATGCACGACGACTTGGAAAAAATCTGAAACGTTTTCTTTACTTATGAGTGGCATACTGGGTAATTTATATCAACTTTGGGGTAATATTAATGACGGACGAGAGAAGCAttaattgctttattagtaggtaaagatatGTTTGACCCAAAGTCAGCAGATATGAAAGTTGTAAATAGGATCCTACGGTGCCGAGGAAGAGGCCTCTTATAAACGAGACAAGGGGACTTGACAAGGGGACTTGCAAGTTGGATTCCATACTGATGTCGATCATGCGGGTTCTCTAGAAGAGTGCCGCTCACCTGGTTACTGCAAATTTGTTGGAAGGAACCTAGTTTCATGGCGAAGCAAAAAAACTAAGTATAGTCGCTCGAGCCACTACAAAGGTTGGGTTTGGATCCATGGCTCATgccatatgtgagttattatgGTTGCTGATTCTCCTAATAGAGTAGTGGTTGTACATGTACAAGCCTCTAGTCTATAAAGTGTCAAGAAAGCTACGATTGAAATTGCTAATAACCCTTCTAAGCACAACGGAACCAAGCACATACAGATTGATCGTCACTTCATCAAGGACAAGTTTGATAGAGGAGTAGTTTAGCTTTCATGTGTAACTTCATCAAGTGAAGTAGTATATTTCGTAACAAAATGACTcctacaaaaaatattttccatGCTTTGTAGCAAGATGTGTTATGTATGATATATTCGCCCCATCTTGGGGGCGAGTGTTGGTGTATGATTACCATAATTGGATGATTCCTTAGAGTCTAAAATTGAATTGTAAATGAGTACCAAGAGAAAGGATAGGCGAGGAACGATCCAAAACTTCCCGAAATCCTCTTCATGCTCTCTCCATGCACTAACTCAAATCTCCCAAATCTAAGATCATTTTTAACAAGGTGTCccttctctcccttcctcctTCTCATGGAAACTACCTAGTAACACACGGGAAAGCATATTCGGAAACAAGCCATAAGAATATCTCCCGAATTTGCAATACCACACCCATAAATATAGTAACTGAGAAACTTGATTGTACTACTAAATTGTAAAACATAGTCTTTATGCTGGAGCGAAACCACCTTTGGACCGGACGACGGGTTGACGTTTTTCTAATATTTTTTACGCAAATTCTGTTAGAAGAAAATTAGAACTTTTTCAATGATCAAATTAGTAATTCAGCCTTCTTTGTGAATTCGGGATATATTGCTCCTTTATAGGAAAATGAACACATAAAATCCCCATATTCTAAAATGGCACAATTTCTATCAAAATAAGGCATTATTATTAACTGTACATAGACTCCACAAAGAATATCAGCAAATACACTCTTTTTTTGAAAAGAAAATCACCAATTCACCTTCTGAATATGAGCCTGCATGATTAATTGTATTGCAAAAGAAAGGGAACTATAAGTGGAGGGGAATATGAATGTGATAACAAAGggaagtattttttttgtttgaaaGATCAAAATAGTCTTATTGGTTCTTCTATCTCGGGAACTATATTTAACCCAACAAACATCCAATTACAGGGAAGGAAAACAGACGACAAGCACAAGAACACTGAGTCCAACTCCTCGGCGACCAAGCTAGGGTCGTCATCACATGCAAGCGTTCACTCGCACTAGCTAATTACTTAATTAGTCTCAGAAGACGCCTCTCTTTCACGGTACTCCAAGTCTTCAGGCCATAGGAGAGCTTAGCTAGGTAGCCTTATCCCATGCATGTAACCTTACTCATGCGATCAACTTAGTTGCTAACTCGCTAACCTTActcttctcatgcatgcatgcgctAATTCCAGGTTGCCTCAAGTCCCAGACTCACTCGACAGATCGGAGCTTACGGCTTGTGTAAGCTCGATCGATCCGTCGATCATGGCATCCGGCCTCCGTTAAAGGACGAAGCCGACTTCATCTCGGCCTCCAAGGAGCTCATGTCGCTGCTGCTCTGGTGGTGGTCTCCTCTCGGCGTCGATATCCCGCGCACGATGCCGCCTCCGCCCACGCCAAGAAAGTCCCGCGTcatgtcgccgccgccgccgccgccagcaccaccGCCGTTGCCACCAACACCACCTCCTCCCTGGCTGAATTTCACCTCGTGCTGATCCATGTCGCACATCCTCGGATCAAACATCCCGGCGGGGCCGGCGTTAGCGCCGCCAAACATCGCAGCGGCATTGACGCCGCCGCCAGCAGCCAGAGAGTTCATCAGCTCGTTCAGGTtcgcgtcgttctggtccatctgCTGCTGCGGCGTCCCCTGTCGCGCGTGCGGCGAAGAGCCCACGAAGCCCCGGAACATGGACGCTGCGCCGTTGGGGCTGGAGGTCGCGCCCATCTGCGCCGCCTTCTGGAGCAGTGCGGTCGCCGACATCTGAGGCAGCATGGGCGCCTGGTCGTTGTACATCCCAGCCTGCGAAATGTGATCACCACCAACAAAGTTCCCGCCGAAAATCCCCGCCGCCGATACCTCAgacccaccaccgccgccgcctcctccagctCCGCCGCTGAACTGGTCGTTGCTCATCATCCCCTGGCTTGCATGCTCATGACTAGACCCCGAGCTATTgccattgttggagaagaagcccAGGTTGAAGAGTCCATGGCCCGATGAGGCGGGCCCTCCCGCACCATTGCCCTGGAGGTCTGGGAGCTGCATGAGGCCGTGGAACGGCTTGGACTGCAGGTAGGAGTGTTGCCCGTTGCCCGCGTCGTCGCCAAAATCCTGCCCCGGCGCAGCGTTGAGGAAGAAGGCTGACTGGGGCTGCTGCTGAGGCGGACGGAACGCGGACGCGCCAGACGGCGACAGGAGGTGGTCGAGGCGCGCGGCGATGCTGCTGCTGCCTCCACCGGCCGCTCCACCGAGGCGCAGGAGCTCCGGGgacgggtggtggtggtggccgtcGTGCTGCAGGGTGTTGAGGTGGGATCCCACCTGGGACAGGCTCAGCGCCATGTTGCCAGCGTTAGTAGCCCCGTAGAGGTGGCTGGTGAGGCTACTCAGGCTCGTCGGCGGCAGCCTGGCGCTCTCCTGAGCCAGGGCGTCGCAGAAGGCCCTGTGGGTGATGAAGCTGTCCCTCCTGCATACAATCACACAAGAAAAAAAACAATCAGAAACACGGTAAACATCAGCAACACCACACCACACCACCAATCACATGTCGTCATGTGCTCTCACACCACACCACACCGCACTGCTCTGGTCTCTGCTCGATCTGCAAGACTGCAACTTAGGTCAGAGCGCGGCGCCGTCGCATGCCAATGCATGCATGGGCCGTGCAGTAAAAGTGAACAGTAAAGTTGATGTGAGGAGAGCTTGAGAAGCCTGAAAAGCGAACAGCGCCCTGCACCGGGCTGCATGGCGACGACGCATGCATGACACGCTGGCCCGAGTGGCGCACGCCCCGAGGAGGGCTGGCGGCATCTCGGGCTAAGATATTGTTTTCTGATCGACATGTGAGCGCTGCGCAACTGGCCGCGGGACGGGACGACGGACGGACTGTGCCACTGAATGTTATGTTTGTAGCTGGTATCCCATGCATCTGAACAGTGCCATCCCCAGTCTCCACATCCACTACAGCGACAGGGTGCGCATCTCCCCCTTGTGCACCAGCCAGGTCACAGTAAAAGAAAAAAGAGCTTGCAAATGCAGTGGCTGtgtttaaaaaaaaaaaatctcTCTTCAAGTTCAAGGAGGAATAGGGTTTGACTATTATCGCTTGTGTAGCACCACACCTTGCTGTCTAAAGACTGCTGCTAAAATTATGAAACTAGTATGGGTCAAAGGTGTTGCGCATAGTATGGATCCatatccatgcatgcatgcatgcatcacaaaGCTAGCCCAAGATCCCAGAAATCGATGTCAATCAAGGGAGAGGCCGCAGCGGGGGAAAGGAGAAATCTCATCATAGCTTGCCATGCTACGCCTTTCATAGGTTCCCACTAGTAGGAAGCTTCAAAGGAGAAAGGCTTCCAGACAAAGACATCAGACATTGTCATGCACACGAACACACACACCAAGGAGCTGCGTAGGGCAGAAAACTTTGTGGAGGGAGCTGGTAAGCTCGTGCCCCAAGGCACCATGACACAGGAAAAAGCAAAAGCCTGCACCAGTGAAGCTTAAAAAAGCCTACGCGGCAAGAACGCCCCCCAAATCAAGGAACTCAAAACAAAGAATGCCAATTATTCGTACTTAGTGTACTCCGCCTCTACAGTTGAATGTGTAAAAACGATCATATGGATGCATATGGAACATACCATAAATTTCTGAACCTGAAAAAAGGCATGCACTATAGATTTACGAAACGCTGAATGTGTTTTTGATATGATCAGGTCTCTTCTCTTGCAGGAACAGTGAAAAGAACACAACTCCATCGCTCATGAATGCCACTCCTGTTGATGTTTCCCTAAGTGCTAACTCCCCATTGGAGAATTTTAGGGCGAAACCATGAAAGAGAGGAGTGACCACTTGAATggatgaatgaatgaatgaatgcaGTTTAACTCCATCAATGAATGAACAGTTCCTCAAAGTTACACTTGCTACTAGGCTGGCGATGGGCGACGAGACATGGGATGGGCATTGCGACGTATCCGTGAGAAGGCGTGGGCCTGCCTCGCTGCTGCGGCCAACGAACGGCTCTGCCACATCTTAGCCGGCTAGCCAACTCACATGAGAAGTTTAGCTGCCTACTCCTACATCTACATGGCAGCCAAGCGATGCAGTAGAGAGAGAaactatgagagagagagagagatggtaaAAGAGAAAGCCTGCATTCCGCTGACGGGTTGGACCAGGAGGAATGCGGGTCTACAGGACAGTGTGACAGCATACACACACAGATGTCTTAGTCTGTAGCGTGTGTCTGgctagagagaggagagagggtttGTTTCTGGTTCCATCTTCCCAAGGTAGCTAGCTAGGAAAGGGAAAGGATGGCTTCTGGGCAGTGCCAAAGGACTCAAAATATTCCAGGCCGTTTCACGTGCGAGCAGTTTCACTGTGCGCCCCTCTATGCTCCATCTCACTCCGGCCCCTTCGTCGCCCGCGGCCGTCTCTCTTGCGTTCCTTCTCAGCAGGCTAGCCAGCCGAGCCAAGGAAGGAAGTAGGAGCTCGAACAAGAACAATGTCGATCGACCTACACAAGCCCGAtcaaaaccctaaccctaaaccaaAGCAATGCCCATTATGGTATACACGCCGTGCCATGCATGCAGCGAGGCCTCGTCGATTCCACGTACGTTCTATCTAGGCATCGTAGCAGTAGAAATGCTGAAGAACACAGAAGCTGCTGGGTAGTGAGAGAAGTGGGTGGTTAATTACCGGGAGAAGAGGGTGCCGCAGTCGCAGCGGTACTCGCGGGTGCCGCAGATCTTGGAGTGCGCCTTCCAGTCGGACTGCACGGCGTAGCGCTTGGAGCACTTGTCGCACTTCCACTTCTTCTCGCCGTGCTTGCGGCAGAAGTGCTTCTTGATGCCGGTGAGGTCGCCCAGGGCGCGGGACGGGTCGTGGTGGACGCACGTCGGCTCCGGGCACAGGTACACGCGCCGGCGCTGCACCTGGTTCGGGTTCTTCTGCTTCAGCTTCCACGGCAGGTTGTGGCCGCGGCGGTGCAGCTGCAGGTTCTGCTCGCGCTGGAACCCCTTGTTGCACACCTCGCACACGAACCGGTTTGTCGCCATCAGCGTCTTAGGCGACAGCGCGATCACCTCCGCGTCTGGATCTGCAACCAATCAATTCATCATCAAACacaatgcatatatatatatatatatatacacaaatATGACAATTTGCTTTGCACACAAAAAAGGTATCCCAATTAATGAATCGATGCGTCATGCATAAGAGAATCAATAAAATGCCTGGAAATTAAGAATGGGTGGCTATATATTTAGGGCGTTCCATGCTTGGACAGGTAGGAGAAGATATATATGCTTCTACAAGAGCGGATATTTGAGCAAGGGTCTTATTAATTATATTATGTGCGAAATTTCTTTATTGTTGGAGTGTATTAATTTTCTTATCTGTTAGGCGCTCGTGCATCATCAAATTAAGAGCGCATAATGCTATTGGAGCTAGTAGAAATCATGGATTAATTGGAGAAGATATGGTTGCTTACTTCCCTGGGTGGGGGCCGGTGAGCTAGAGAGTAGAGACAAACTAGGCCATGGAGAAGAGAATATTTGCATGAGATTTTGGGGAAGAAAGAAGTTTGCAGGAAGTGATATAGAGAACAAAGGAATTGTCATGGATTGTGCCTTCGCTCCTGCTTGCACCTCATAATTGGGGAAAAGAATTGAATGAGCTCCAGTGGAGAGGATGACAGCTCATGTAACATGGAATCTTGGAacgagaaaagtaaataaaaacttgATATTTTTCCTCCAAAATATATCCAACTAGAATAAATAAAAACTACTAGAAACAAATCGTGTTAGGAATTCTGGAACCGACTGATCTGATGAGAACATGAGActttggaagaagaagaaacggCCTGAGACAAGGAGAAGTCTACTCTAGAGCCACGAGTAAAGTACCCTAGTTCCTGTTCGTCACCTGAATTAATTGTCCTCCTTTCAGGTGATATAGTACAGAGCTTTAAATGAAGTCGTATTGATTAGCATGGAGCGAATTGAAGGTCAAATTCTTCTTGGAGGCTACAGCTAACTTCGAATTGAAGTAGACCCAGAGTATAGGGGAACGGATCCAGTGAACCAGGGATCCATGAGAAATTGAGGAGCTGATAGTAGTAAAAGAGTACAAGCTGGGAAATTAGGGAGTGAAATTAAGGCGCGTGTAGTAGCAAGAACAGACTGTCGCTCAATTACACACACGTCAGTTACTTACCAAAAAAAAACGTGCAATTCTCTCCGGCGTGAGGACCGGCAGTATACCAAGTATTTATTTACTCCGAAGCAAGAACCCAAAGAAAGAAGTAACTGAGTAAAAGGAGTAGAAGATACTAAAaactggagagagagagagaaaacccagTGTGCGCATGTGAGAGAAGATGCTTGCACTGTCAGGAACCAAACGATAAGACTCCAATCAGTCCAGACAAGACCTTGCAGTTAGCATGCATGACTGAAAATATTAACCAGGGTCCACGATTGGATTACCAGGTAGAGTCCTCTTCTTCTTGGCCGGTGGCGCCGCCGCCGGAGCGCCTTGGCTTGACGCCGCAGGCGCCGCGTTACCCGCGCCGGACAGTGCCACCGCTGCCAGCtggtgctgctggtgctgctggtgctgctgctgtgATATCAGCGGCTTCATCTGGTCTTGCTGGTCCCCATCCCTCATCCCGAAGAACGCCGCCGCAGCCGCTGCCGATGAATTCGATGCCATCGCCTCCCAACCTAGGTCCTCGCACCAACTCCGGATTGTTCAGGGATTGGCagtgctccttcttcttcccccttcGCTGAAACAAGCAAAGATTTTCCATGTGAGACGTCGCAATTAAGAGAGTAAAAACTGACACTGCACAGCAAATACAAGCAAGCGACCatgggagggagagagaaagagatcTGGAAGACTCTTGTTCCCCGACGCCCGAGCTAGGTACAAATTAAGGAGGAGAACGACGACGAAAGAAGAGAACTGGGACTGGGAAGGAGCAGAtggaaaggccccaaaattcCCTGAGCGCGTGATGGCTAATACCTATCTCATATGTATGCGCTGCGTCCCCTTGGAACCGATCTGAAACAACAAACAAATCGACAAGGAGCCGAGAAAAACTCCAAGGCCTCGGCCGCTTAGGACCCTTCCGAGATTAACAAAAGAACAAAGTGGACAGGGAAATCCAAACAAA
This window encodes:
- the LOC123427488 gene encoding protein indeterminate-domain 4, chloroplastic-like, which produces MASNSSAAAAAAFFGMRDGDQQDQMKPLISQQQHQQHQQHQLAAVALSGAGNAAPAASSQGAPAAAPPAKKKRTLPDPDAEVIALSPKTLMATNRFVCEVCNKGFQREQNLQLHRRGHNLPWKLKQKNPNQVQRRRVYLCPEPTCVHHDPSRALGDLTGIKKHFCRKHGEKKWKCDKCSKRYAVQSDWKAHSKICGTREYRCDCGTLFSRRDSFITHRAFCDALAQESARLPPTSLSSLTSHLYGATNAGNMALSLSQVGSHLNTLQHDGHHHHPSPELLRLGGAAGGGSSSIAARLDHLLSPSGASAFRPPQQQPQSAFFLNAAPGQDFGDDAGNGQHSYLQSKPFHGLMQLPDLQGNGAGGPASSGHGLFNLGFFSNNGNSSGSSHEHASQGMMSNDQFSGGAGGGGGGGGSEVSAAGIFGGNFVGGDHISQAGMYNDQAPMLPQMSATALLQKAAQMGATSSPNGAASMFRGFVGSSPHARQGTPQQQMDQNDANLNELMNSLAAGGGVNAAAMFGGANAGPAGMFDPRMCDMDQHEVKFSQGGGGVGGNGGGAGGGGGGDMTRDFLGVGGGGIVRGISTPRGDHHQSSSDMSSLEAEMKSASSFNGGRMP